The Candidatus Manganitrophaceae bacterium genome contains a region encoding:
- a CDS encoding response regulator yields the protein MNLCINARDALEEKLSEERDWQPEIKIKIRNVCLDATFCKSHLEAKAGDYVCMAVFDNGSGIDEMNVPHLFEPFFTTKEIGSGTGLGLASTYGTIKRHEGWIDLETTKGEGTTFKVYLPRTKSSVVAAVVTRTDKPLAYGTETIMIVDDDELIRELGKVVLERRGYTVLLAKDGNQALRIFSREQGQIPVVVLDLSIPHQSGWEVLRRLRQINPESKVIISSGHDISDQASKPKDLRPFKALPKPFSPKDMEKTIREVLDQG from the coding sequence ATGAACCTTTGTATTAATGCGCGAGACGCCTTGGAAGAGAAGCTGAGCGAGGAGCGGGATTGGCAACCTGAAATCAAAATAAAGATAAGAAATGTTTGTCTTGATGCGACCTTTTGCAAATCTCACCTCGAGGCAAAAGCCGGTGATTATGTTTGTATGGCTGTTTTCGATAATGGGTCGGGTATCGATGAAATGAATGTGCCTCACCTCTTTGAACCCTTCTTCACAACCAAGGAGATCGGCTCTGGAACAGGTCTGGGTTTAGCCTCAACGTATGGAACCATAAAAAGGCATGAAGGGTGGATCGATCTGGAAACAACCAAAGGTGAAGGGACGACCTTTAAAGTTTATCTCCCTCGGACAAAAAGTTCTGTCGTGGCGGCGGTTGTAACGAGGACAGATAAACCGCTTGCCTACGGTACTGAGACCATCATGATTGTTGATGACGATGAGTTGATTCGAGAGCTGGGAAAAGTGGTCTTGGAGAGACGTGGATATACCGTACTGCTCGCCAAAGATGGAAACCAGGCACTGAGGATTTTCAGTCGGGAACAAGGACAGATCCCGGTTGTTGTCCTCGATTTGAGCATACCCCACCAGTCAGGATGGGAGGTACTCCGACGATTGCGTCAGATCAATCCTGAATCGAAGGTGATCATCTCCAGCGGCCATGATATTTCCGATCAAGCGAGTAAACCCAAAGACCTGAGGCCGTTCAAAGCCCTCCCAAAACCTTTCAGTCCCAAAGACATGGAGAAAACGATTCGAGAAGTCCTGGACCAAGGCTAG
- a CDS encoding PAS domain S-box protein, with protein sequence MAFSVGISFFTVFLVSYLHFVTRKKEELTQASVFLQAEINERKETETRLTFALDASISGAWDWNVVTGEVVFSPRWFQMLEYEPDELEMNISTWGQLMHPDDKTVAHEKLEDHLEGKTDLYECQLRLHAKSGRYLWSSYRGKVIARDPEGKPLRMVCIDTDISMRKEKEDIHRASEERYQTIFNASHDAIF encoded by the coding sequence ATGGCATTTTCCGTCGGTATATCTTTCTTTACCGTCTTCCTTGTGTCCTACTTGCACTTTGTAACCCGAAAAAAAGAAGAACTGACACAGGCTTCTGTTTTTTTGCAGGCTGAGATCAACGAACGGAAAGAGACGGAAACACGGCTTACTTTTGCCCTTGATGCAAGTATTAGCGGGGCATGGGATTGGAACGTTGTTACCGGAGAAGTTGTTTTCAGCCCGAGGTGGTTCCAAATGCTTGAATATGAACCGGATGAGCTTGAGATGAATATCAGCACATGGGGACAGCTTATGCATCCGGATGACAAGACAGTGGCACATGAAAAACTGGAGGACCACCTGGAAGGAAAAACCGACCTGTACGAATGCCAATTGAGGCTTCATGCAAAATCAGGTCGATATCTCTGGAGTTCTTATCGTGGGAAAGTGATTGCCCGGGATCCTGAGGGGAAACCGCTTAGAATGGTCTGCATCGATACCGATATTTCTATGAGAAAAGAGAAAGAGGATATTCATCGTGCCTCTGAGGAAAGATACCAGACCATCTTTAACGCCTCCCATGATGCCATTTTTTGA
- a CDS encoding PAS domain-containing hybrid sensor histidine kinase/response regulator, which produces MIDPEQDEILEVNSVACKMLGFTREQLLSLRCSDIHPNDIDELKTLTRSVLEKGGGLSDEFHCRTKEGSFIPVEISAASIIMKGRACIMAVVRDITERKKSEESSRLAGIVFRSAAEAIMITDADEKIISINPAFIEITGFSEEEIVGQTPRMFHSGRHDRAFYQELWNILIATGQWKGEIWDKKKDGTIYPKWLSIIAVRNKTGEIGQYISLFSDITERKEMEQQIFQNQKLENIGQLAGGVAHEFNNLMTPIIGYVDIVLEQTSHQPEIQESLLMIKKAGRRASALTKELLSFSKKTRSTSRRKPSSLLQKR; this is translated from the coding sequence TTGATTGATCCAGAACAAGATGAGATCCTTGAGGTCAATTCCGTTGCTTGTAAAATGCTCGGGTTTACCCGGGAGCAACTGTTGTCCCTGCGTTGCTCAGATATCCATCCGAACGATATTGATGAATTAAAAACACTCACCAGGTCTGTCCTTGAAAAGGGAGGCGGATTAAGTGACGAGTTCCACTGTCGAACCAAGGAGGGCTCTTTCATCCCGGTAGAGATTTCTGCCGCCTCGATCATCATGAAGGGAAGGGCCTGCATCATGGCAGTGGTTCGGGACATCACGGAACGGAAAAAGTCAGAAGAAAGTTCGCGACTGGCCGGCATCGTGTTTAGAAGTGCGGCCGAAGCGATTATGATCACCGACGCCGACGAAAAGATCATCTCAATCAATCCCGCCTTCATAGAGATCACCGGTTTTTCGGAAGAAGAGATTGTTGGACAGACTCCCAGAATGTTCCATTCCGGCAGGCATGACAGGGCATTTTATCAGGAGTTGTGGAACATTCTCATTGCCACAGGTCAGTGGAAGGGAGAAATCTGGGACAAAAAAAAGGACGGAACGATCTACCCGAAATGGCTCTCGATTATTGCTGTCAGGAACAAGACGGGCGAAATTGGCCAATACATCAGCCTCTTTAGTGATATTACAGAACGGAAGGAAATGGAGCAACAGATTTTTCAGAACCAGAAACTCGAAAACATCGGCCAACTGGCCGGTGGAGTCGCCCATGAATTCAACAATCTGATGACACCCATTATTGGATATGTCGATATTGTTTTGGAGCAGACTTCCCATCAGCCGGAGATTCAGGAGTCGCTCCTCATGATTAAGAAGGCGGGGCGGCGTGCCTCCGCACTGACGAAAGAGCTTCTATCCTTTAGTAAAAAAACCAGGTCAACCTCCAGACGCAAGCCCTCTTCACTCTTGCAGAAGAGGTAA